Proteins encoded in a region of the Tubulanus polymorphus chromosome 10, tnTubPoly1.2, whole genome shotgun sequence genome:
- the LOC141911718 gene encoding PAN2-PAN3 deadenylation complex catalytic subunit PAN2-like: MDYAGHGGGHHGPPHHHGHHHHGQHGGGGGGHMPHAGAGMQHQGHHQQHHHHHGGHHHSFQPMFAGPAGNMDNEFPEIHSIMADGGDRFALSAVAFDTQEELLWMGNQGGHVTSYYSLTLQKYTSFQVHPTNDIRQILPLEGGIVCLTSDMLRCYARFGNSQYSYTDENLQNMQCMLQNSPTSLLIAGHQKTVIEFDFNQGRRLRLMEVGEHGCAILRYSNRYICAGDTSGKVTLRDPNTLKAEHVLDAHNGTLSDFDVRDNLLVTCGFSNRMGSLTMDRYMKVYDLRVMRAVAPLQASIDPMFIRFISEYPNRIAVVSQAGQFQLMDTASVSNPQLCLYQVHTEGAMIMACDVSTSYQALGFGDSGGFLHLFAQSHEENVFNTYSRDTTFADPVESLQALHINDEVTPYSLVPMQYPTQGKLLSDMPDYLLEKTYRRPQAVDPEILRTVKYTQNVGYAPNPGTRHRNEVPYQLKSNDSKGNKKRTVPDSPSGRGDDPFIIVPKHYRKVEIKYSKLGLEDFDFRHYNKTNFAGLETHIPNAYCNAMLQMLYFIEPLRVALLSHLCQKESCISCELGFLFHMLDKQKGQTCQANNFLRAFRTIPEVSGLGLVLSETDEQTGKVNYPRLIQSWNRFILQQIHSECMTALKEEEAEEQDAVAAAEKEKNEGGAVAAAATEGEDDKKEDEKPSDAAAATQPAPVIPVEGSKFDNLKKRLLMPEKLFCMETVNKFKCRCSLETERNSVTLSMNMSYPDCLPQGQEKQPRQYSFSDVLQSSICSEQTTQGWCNTCNRYQPHTQTKSIRKLPDMIVINCNLDNTKDLEFWRIQQDTLKKQNAGNVKPDSPCMMNLRPCRYGAACTRKDCKFSHPGADGLYSRECPHTPPCDEPNYPAWVPYGIKVIQLEDGQLKIVNRPSELDEKQTDASERVCYYDLYGTVGHIQDPKSGGNLVSHVHVGDSYHRMKEGVTCSQWYLFNDFAIEPIEKHEAVHFTLDWKIPCCIYFMKSDLPKLYPYKVDNPINKDVLFDYGSIVSPRRRQLTFTHLLPEECPGKGDLVGLDAEFVTLNQEEAEIRSDGTKSTIKPSQMTCARITCVRGGGDKVGEPFLDDYISTQEQVVDYLTQFSGIKPGDLDANFSSKHLTTLKSTYVKLRYLVDSGVVFVGHGLKKDFRVINIVVPKQQVFDTVELFHLPRQRMISLKFLAWYFLKTNIQSVTHDSIEDARTALKLYAKYQEEKAKGPHFIADMLKDLYECGRKLSWKVPDGSEEPAERTS; this comes from the exons ATGGACTATGCAGGTCACGGAGGCGGTCACCACGGGCCTCCGCACCATCACGGGCACCACCACCACGGGCAGCAcggtggcggcggcggcgggcACATGCCCCACGCGGGCGCCGGTATGCAGCATCAGGGTcaccaccagcagcaccaccaccaccacggCGGGCACCATCACTCATTTCAGCCGATGTTCGCCGGTCCCGCCGGAAACATGGACAACGAATTCCCCGAGATTCACTCTATAATGGCCGACGGTGGCGACCGGTTCGCGTTGTCGGCGGTCGCGTTCGACACTCAGGAAGAACTGCTCTGGATGGGAAACCAAGGG GGTCACGTGACCAGTTACTATTCGCTGACGTTGCAAAAATACACATCGTTTCAAGTTCATCCGACGAACGATATACGACAAATTCTGCCGCTAGAGGGCGGTATCGTCTGTCTGACGAGCGACATGCTGCGGTGTTACGCGAGATTCGGCAACTCTCAATATTCCTACAC AGATGAAAATCTGCAGAATATGCAATGTATGTTACAGAACAGCCCGACCTCCTTGTTAATCGCCGGTCACCAGAAAACGGTAATCGAATTCGATTTCAACCAAGGCAGAAGATTAAGACTG ATGGAAGTTGGTGAACACGGATGTGCGATCTTGCGTTATTCTAATCGATATATCTGCGCCGGAGACACCAGCGGAAAG GTGACACTGAGGGATCCGAACACACTGAAAGCTGAACACGTTCTCGACGCGCACAACGGAACGCTGTCCGATTTCGACGTCAGGGATAACTTACTCGTTACATGCGGATTCTCGAACAG GATGGGCAGTTTAACTATGGATCGTTACATGAAGGTTTATGATTTGCGAGTGATGAGGGCCGTGGCGCCGTTACAAGCCTCGATAGATCCGATGTTCATCAGATTCATTTCGGAATATCCGAACCGCATAGCCGTCGTGTCACAG gcCGGTCAGTTCCAGTTGATGGACACGGCGTCCGTATCGAATCCTCAACTATGTTTATATCAGGTGCACACAGAGGGCGCTATGATCATGGCGTGCGACGTGTCGACCAGTTATCAGGCCCTCGGATTCGGCGATTCGGGAG GTTTTCTGCATCTGTTTGCTCAAAGTCACGAAGAAAATGTGTTCAACACGTATTCGAGGGATACAACATTCGCCGATCCG GTGGAGTCGTTGCAAGCGTTGCACATTAACGACGAAGTAACTCCATACTCGCTGGTGCCGATGCAGTACCCGACGCAAGGGAAACTACTCTCTGACATGCCCGATTACCTTCTCGAAAAAACCTACAG ACGTCCTCAAGCAGTTGATCCCGAAATCCTGCGTACAGTAAAGTATACGCAGAACGTGGGTTACGCCCCGAACCCCGGCACCAGACACCGCAACGAGGTCCCGTATCAACTGAAATCAAATGATTCGAAAGGCAACAAAAAACGCACGGTGCCCGACTCTCCGTCGGGAAGAG GCGATGATCCGTTTATAATAGTGCCGAAACACTATCGTAAAGTCGAGATCAAATACTCGAAATTGGGACTGGAAGATTTCGATTTCCGACACTACAACAAGACGAACTTCGCCGGTTTAGAGACTCATATTCCCAACGCTTACTGTAATGCTATGTTACAG ATGTTGTATTTCATTGAGCCGTTGCGCGTTGCCTTGTTGTCGCACCTGTGTCAGAAAGAGTCGTGCATCAGTTGCGAGCTGGGATTTTTGTTCCACATGCTCGACAAACAGAAAGGACAAACCTGTCAG gCGAATAATTTTCTGCGTGCGTTCCGTACGATTCCGGAAGTGTCCGGCCTCGGTTTAGTGTTGAGCGAGACCGACGAGCAGACGGGCAAAGTGAATTACCCGCGATTGATACAGAGCTGGAACCGGTTCATACTGCAGCAAATTCATTCG GAGTGTATGACGGCTTTAAAAGAGGAGGAGGCTGAAGAACAGGACGCAGTAGCCGCAGCTGAGAAAGAGAAGAACGAAGGCGGTGCCGTCGCCGCTGCTGCGACTGAGGGGGAAGACGATAAGAAAGAAGATGAGAAACCGTCTGACGCAGCCGCAGCCACGCAACCAGCCCCGGTAATACCGGTCGAAGGCTCGAAATTCGACAACCTGAAAAA GAGGTTATTGATGCCGGAGAAACTGTTCTGTATGGAAACTGtgaataagtttaaatgtCGCTGTAGTCTGGAGACGGAAAGAAACTCGGTGACCTTATCGATGAATATGTCGTACCCTGATTGTCTACCGCAAG GACAGGAGAAGCAACCTCGTCAGTATTCGTTCTCCGATGTCTTACAGAGTAGTATATGCAGCGAGCAGACGACGCAGGGCTGGTGTAATACGTGTAATAGATACCAACCTCAC ACCCAGACGAAAAGCATTCGAAAGTTGCCGGACATGATTGTCATCAACTGTAACTTGGACAACACGAAAGATTTGGAATTCTGGCGAATACAACAAGAT ACTCTGAAGAAGCAGAACGCCGGTAACGTGAAACCCGACAGTCCATGTATGATGAATTTGAGGCCGTGTCGATACGGAGCCGCGTGTACACGTAAAGATTGTAAATTCAGTCATCCCGG CGCCGATGGTTTGTACTCGCGCGAGTGTCCGCACACTCCTCCGTGCGACGAGCCGAACTACCCGGCGTGGGTCCCGTACGGTATCAAGGTCATACAACTCGAGGACGGACAACTGAAAATTGTCAATCGACCGAGTGAACTG GATGAGAAACAGACGGACGCGTCGGAGCGCGTCTGCTACTACGACCTATACGGAACCGTCGGTCACATACAGGACCCGAAATCGGGCGGCAATCTCGTGAGTCACGTGCACGTAGGCGACAGTTATCACCGGATGAAAGAGGGCGTCACCTGTTCGCAGTGGTATCTATTCAACGACTTCGCTATTGAACCAATCGAAAAg CACGAAGCGGTGCATTTCACGTTGGACTGGAAGATTCCGTGctgtatttatttcatgaaaagcGACCTCCCGAAACTATATCCTTATAAAG TGGATAACCCGATTAATAAAGACGTTTTGTTCGACTACGGCTCGATCGTCAGTCCGCGCCGGAGACAGTTGACGTTCACTCATCTGCTGCCTGAGGAGTGTCCCGGCAAGGGCGACCTCGTCGGGCTCGACGCCGAGTTCGTCACGTTGAATCAGGAAGAGGCGGAGATACGCAGCGACGGCACGAAGTCGACGATCAAACCGTCGCAGATGACGTGCGCGCGAATTACGTGCGTCCGAGG GGGCGGAGATAAAGTCGGCGAACCGTTTTTGGACGATTACATATCAACGCAGGAACAGGTCGTCGATTATCTGACGCAGTTCTCCGGAATCAAACCCGGCGATTTGGACGCGAACTTCTCGTCGAAACACCTGACGACGTTGAAGTCGACGTACGTGAAATTgagatacctcgtcgacagcGGCGTCGTGTTCGTCGGTCACGGACTGAAAAAAGACTTCCGAGTCATCAACATCGTC GTCCCTAAACAACAAGTATTCGATACGGTTGAATTATTCCATTTACCGAGACAGCGAATGATCTCATTAAAGTTTCTAGCCTGGTACTTCCTCA AAACGAACATCCAAAGCGTGACTCACGATTCGATCGAAGACGCGCGAACCGCGTTGAAACTCTACGCGAAATACCAGGAGGAGAAAGCTAAGGGTCCGCACTTCATCGCCGACATGCTGAAAGATTTGTACGAATGCGGCCGCAAACTGAGCTGGAAGGTTCCTGACGGCAGCGAGGAACCGGCGGAGAGAACGTCGTAG